A segment of the Candidatus Methanomethylicota archaeon genome:
TATCACCCCATAAAATTTTTTTCTTCAGAATCTCATAAAGAGAATTGAAAGAAGTTATGGTATTTAATTCTATCAGATCCTGATACATTATTTTGAATCTCATAAAGAGAATTGAAAGGGTTGTTAAAAGCTTAGAGGATCTTAGGCAGTGGTTTACGCAAGAATCTCATAAAGAGAATTGAAAGTACTTTAAACAAGTGAAAATATATAATACAATATTTGAGAATGAATCTCATAAAGAGAATTGAAAGTTATTCCATTAAAAGCGTTATATGTACACTCACTTAAAGATGAATCTCATAAAGAGAATTGAAAGAAGTACACTATAAGTCCACATTTACACTTATAGTTATTGAGAATCTCATAAAGAGAATTGAAAGAGTTCCAAAGGTATCTTGTATTGTTGCTGAGGTATCTTGAATCTCATAAAGAGAATTGAAAGCATCAATAGCAAGGATATTCATAGCCAACTCCACAGGGAAGAATCTCATAAAGAGAATTGAAAGGTGAACAGGTAGCTTTCTTCGTAACGACCTATAAAGTTCCAGAATCTCATAAAGAGAATTGAAAGATAATGGAAAAAAGCAAAACATATATCTATTAATCATGTAAGAATTTCGTAAAGAGAATTTGAAGAACATTATATGAAGGTGAAAATGAATGAACTTTAAAACAGAAGAAATTTCATTAATAGCAATATTTGCTACTCTTTATGCAGTAGCAGTTATTTCATTAGCACCAATAAGTTTTGGTATATGGCAAATTAGAATAGCTGATATGTTATTACCACTTTCAATAATTTTTGGAATGCCTTGTACCATAGGATTAAGCTTAGGTTGTTTAATAGCAAATATTTATGGTGGATTAGGAATAATAGATATTCTTGGTGGTACAATTGCAAATTTCTTAGCTTGTCATATAGCATATAAAATAGGAAAAAGAAATGGTATTGTTATAAGATTTCTCAGTACTATTACTCAAACATTTATTATTACTATTATTGTTGGTGTATATTTGTCATTTTTATTTAATGTACCAATAATTTTTAGTATAATAGGAGTTCTTGTAGGTTCAATTATCTCTATAAATATATTTGGTTTTATTCTTGAAGAAACTATAAGAAAAATGCCATTAAAAATATTAAGAAAATAAAATAAAAATTTATCAAAAACTTTAATATTATACTTTATTTAAAATATTTTGTTTAAAACTTTTAGATTATTTCTTTAAAACAATTATTGATTCATACTTAATTGATCCTGTACTTGTTTTTTCCAATGGTCTTTTTAAATATAAATCTAATGAAAATCCTATTTTTTCACCCATTTCTATTAAAATTTCATCATTTTTTACTTCAATTATTTCTTCATTTATTTTATAATTATTATTTCCTATAATTATAGCACATTTTCCATTTTTTTTCAATACTCTATACATTTCATTAAGAACTATTTTCATATCCATATGAAATTTATATGTTCTTAAAGCAGCATTTTTTCTATGATTAATAAGTTTAGAAATTGTTTCTTTTAAAATTGGAGAACATTCATTAAGATTTATTTCATTTATTTCATAAAATCTTGTATCTGGATGTCCTATCATTTTTCTTGCTAAATCATTTAATGAAGTTAATTCTAATAATATAAGTTGGAATTTATCATTTTCAATATAATTTATAGCTGTAGAATAAGGAGGAGAAGTAACAATAGCATCTATTTCTTCATTATTTATTTGTTTCATATTTCTTGCATCAGTTAAAAAAGTTTTAGAAGATCCTAAATTAATTTTTAAAAATTCATTTAATTTTTTAAATGTATAAATTCTTAAAAGTATTTTTTTAAATCTTTCTTCAAGAATTTTATTAAAATCTATTTTTCTTC
Coding sequences within it:
- a CDS encoding QueT transporter family protein encodes the protein MNFKTEEISLIAIFATLYAVAVISLAPISFGIWQIRIADMLLPLSIIFGMPCTIGLSLGCLIANIYGGLGIIDILGGTIANFLACHIAYKIGKRNGIVIRFLSTITQTFIITIIVGVYLSFLFNVPIIFSIIGVLVGSIISINIFGFILEETIRKMPLKILRK